Part of the bacterium genome, GGGCTCGAAGTACTTAAAGAACATGTGCTGGATCGCGTCCGTGGAGCTGTCGTAGTAGATGGCCAGGTCCGGACGATAATCCCGCAAGAGGCGGCAGAAGACATCGGAAGACAGACGAAGCTTCAAGAGTCTAAGGTGCAGAGCCAGATCCTGCTCATTCATCCGCTCGAGCCGCTGCGAGACCAGTACCGCCGCAGCCGATTTGAGAGTCGACAGGGTGGCTCCGTGGCGCAGCGCCGCAAGTGTGAGGCGCACCGTCTCGATCAGCGTACGGCTCTCGCCTCTCTTCTCGCCCATCTCAAGCTGTTTGAGGAAGGAGAGCGAAGGAGGCAGCGTCTCGGGGCCCTGCGCGAGCCAGCCCGGCACCAGAAAGCCCGACTCCTTCCTCGGGGGCCAGGTGACCAGGTAGCCGAGGGAACCCGACACCAGGCCGTGGTCGTCGGCGATTTCCCAAATTCTCTTGGCGCGGACCTGGTCGGCCGAGGACCAGAAATCCCGGATGCCATGATTGTCTGGAGTCATTCCGGTGGCGATGCTGGTCCAGATGGGTGGCGAGATGACCGGATGCAGCGTCGAGAGCTCGCCTCGCGTGCCTTGTTCGACCAGCCGGTTGAAGGTCGGCAGGTCGCCGGCTTCCCGGAGCTGATCGATGATCGGCCACGAGGCGCCGTCGAAGCCCACCATCACGACCTGGCGTTCAGGTTTCGGCGCCAGGCTCGGCCAAATCGCGAGGCCGGAGACGAGGACGACCGAGAGCAAAGTCGCTCCAGCCCACAGCCAGAGGTCACTAGTGGGGTCGGAGCCTCGGCGCTTGGCGACCGCGAGCGGAACGGCGAAGGCGACAGCGCCGACGAGTGCCGCGATCCAGCCGCCGACAATCCAGCCGGTCGCTGCCAGCAGACCTCCGAGACAAACGATGGCCGACCAGCCGCCCGCTCGCCCCTGCTCTCGGCGTCGAAGCCGGTTCAAGCCGGTGGCGAGAAGCGCCACTACAGCGAGGCCGACCATGGGGGCGATCAGAAGCTGTGCGATCTCGAGCGGCCCCTGGGCGAACCGCGGCTCAAGGAAGAGCAGGGGAACCACGGTGAGTGCGGCCAGCAACGGCGCGAACGCTACTCGAGGTCCAAACCTCATCGTACAACCTCCGTCAATTTGGTATTGGCGATTTCTGCCGCGGCGAACGCAAAGAATGCGCTGACCCTCAGCAGCACACCACGAAGCGTCATGTTGAGGATGGTCTGTCTCATGACGATCTGGGCGGGCAGAGGGGAGCTAGCCGTTAGAGCCTGCTCCTGGGGCCGAGAAACGTCCACGGCCCCGAGTCGGCCGCTCGTTGACTGACACCCACCGCTGTTCCTCAAGGGATTGATAGGCTGTTTCCATCACCTCGACGGAAGCCAAGGCGTCTTCCTCGCTCACGAGCAACGACTCCTCGCCACGAATGGCCCGGCAGAAGTGACGGATCTGGCGCCTTAGTGCTGCGATCTTGTCGTATCCGGTTCCCATCGCCTCCCAGTTGTGATGGCCGGTTCGGCGAAGCTTCGACTGTCTCCAGCCAACACAGAGCGTGGCGTTGGAGCCATAGATCTCGATATAATTCTCCCGCTCCTTGGCCAACGTCCATGAAAGCTCGATGGTCGCTTGGACCCCGTCCTCGGTGCGTGCAAAGAGATCGACGGTGTCCTCGACGGGAAGCTCACACTTCAAGCTGTTGGGCACGGCGAGGATGCTGGCGACAGGGCCGAGCAGATAGCGGATCAGGTCGAGCGAGTGCGTGCCATTGTCGATCAGCACCCCACCGCCGCTAATCTCGGGCCTTGAATTCCATCGCTTCGACATGTCGATCGCCGAGGTGAATGAGTTCTCCAGCAAACGGATCTCTCCGAGAACTCCCGAGGCCACAAGGCTCTTGGCCTGGATGACGTCCTCTACAAACCGGTATTTCGAGGCCATGGACAAGATTGTGCCAAACTGCCTCGCGACGGAGAAAAGACTCCGAGCGCTGGT contains:
- a CDS encoding Gfo/Idh/MocA family oxidoreductase, with amino-acid sequence MTQEAIRFGLIGAGAIAQSYAQAFNDSDSARIVAACDLDEARALALAERLGCVAYQTHEIMLEQAKCDAILVCTPPISHHQICLDALRRRVAVLCEKPLSLYSTSARSLFSVARQFGTILSMASKYRFVEDVIQAKSLVASGVLGEIRLLENSFTSAIDMSKRWNSRPEISGGGVLIDNGTHSLDLIRYLLGPVASILAVPNSLKCELPVEDTVDLFARTEDGVQATIELSWTLAKERENYIEIYGSNATLCVGWRQSKLRRTGHHNWEAMGTGYDKIAALRRQIRHFCRAIRGEESLLVSEEDALASVEVMETAYQSLEEQRWVSVNERPTRGRGRFSAPGAGSNG